The Neobacillus sp. PS3-34 genome has a window encoding:
- a CDS encoding glucose 1-dehydrogenase — translation MDFTGKTAIITGAASGIGKAIAIMFADHGANVVIADIEEEKGFETEEEIKRKKKNAIFIKTDVKNEASIKQLFQTAAKTFGQIDILVNNAGISKFLPFMEMTSEQWDEVIDTNLKSVFLSSKEAVQYMKEDGGRIINISSTRAFMSEPNTEAYSASKGGIIALTHALARTLSPNRIFVNSISPGWIQTENYDSLKEIDHKQHLSNRVGKPEDVARCCLFLCDPKNDFITAENIILDGGMTRKMIYEE, via the coding sequence ATGGACTTCACCGGAAAAACGGCAATTATTACCGGAGCAGCGAGCGGGATTGGGAAGGCAATTGCAATAATGTTTGCTGACCATGGTGCAAACGTCGTCATTGCAGATATTGAGGAAGAAAAGGGATTCGAAACAGAAGAGGAAATTAAGAGGAAAAAGAAGAACGCGATTTTTATAAAAACAGATGTGAAAAATGAAGCAAGTATAAAACAACTTTTTCAAACAGCTGCCAAGACATTCGGACAAATTGACATTCTGGTCAATAATGCAGGTATTTCAAAGTTCTTACCATTTATGGAGATGACATCTGAGCAATGGGATGAAGTAATTGATACAAACTTGAAGAGTGTGTTTTTGAGTTCTAAAGAAGCTGTTCAATATATGAAGGAAGACGGAGGACGAATCATTAATATTTCTTCGACGCGGGCTTTTATGTCCGAACCAAATACGGAAGCCTATTCTGCATCAAAGGGAGGAATTATTGCGCTAACACATGCACTTGCAAGAACGCTTTCCCCTAACCGCATTTTTGTCAATAGTATAAGTCCCGGCTGGATCCAGACCGAAAATTATGACAGCTTAAAAGAAATAGACCATAAGCAGCATTTGTCCAACCGTGTAGGAAAACCCGAAGATGTAGCCAGGTGCTGTCTTTTCCTATGTGACCCTAAGAATGATTTTATAACAGCAGAAAATATTATTTTGGACGGAGGAATGACTAGAAAGATGATTTATGAAGAATAA
- a CDS encoding phosphocarrier protein HPr, whose protein sequence is MAEKQFKVISETGIHARPATLLVQTASKFDSEIHLEYKEKKVNLKSIMGVMSLGVAQGADIKISAEGNDAEEALNSLEETLKKEGLAE, encoded by the coding sequence ATGGCAGAAAAACAATTTAAGGTAATATCGGAAACAGGAATCCACGCTAGACCGGCAACTTTATTAGTTCAAACAGCTAGCAAGTTCGATTCTGAGATCCATTTAGAATATAAAGAAAAAAAAGTTAATTTAAAATCAATTATGGGTGTTATGTCATTAGGTGTGGCGCAGGGTGCAGATATTAAAATCAGTGCAGAAGGCAACGATGCTGAAGAAGCATTAAATTCTCTTGAAGAAACTTTGAAAAAAGAAGGTTTGGCTGAGTAA
- a CDS encoding SDR family oxidoreductase: protein MDLNLTGKTALIAASSQGLGFAIAEQLLKEGANVMISGRDAVKLEQKAKELENAGTGKVSFHAADITKIEDIKKLVSKTADFFGSIDILVNNAGGPPAGSFESMRDEDWLASFELNLLSYVRLIREALPFLKRDGGKILNIASSSIKEPIPGLILSNTFRTGIVGLTKTLAQEFAEYQILINTIAPGRIATDRVKHLDQINAEKLGVEREAVENQVKEMIPLKRYGNPEEFAKVASFLVSDANSYMTGSSFLVDGGMVKSI, encoded by the coding sequence ATGGACTTGAATCTTACAGGAAAAACTGCCCTAATAGCTGCGTCGAGCCAGGGATTGGGCTTTGCAATCGCAGAACAGCTGCTTAAAGAAGGGGCAAATGTCATGATTTCTGGACGTGATGCCGTAAAGCTTGAACAAAAGGCAAAAGAACTGGAGAATGCGGGAACTGGAAAAGTGTCCTTTCACGCTGCGGATATTACAAAGATAGAGGATATAAAAAAGCTGGTTTCAAAAACGGCTGATTTTTTCGGTAGCATCGATATCCTTGTCAATAACGCTGGCGGTCCGCCTGCGGGATCCTTTGAGTCGATGAGGGACGAAGATTGGCTTGCTTCTTTTGAGTTGAATTTATTATCGTATGTCCGTCTTATCAGAGAAGCACTTCCCTTTTTGAAGCGTGATGGAGGAAAAATATTAAATATTGCATCCTCATCAATTAAAGAACCTATTCCAGGATTAATACTTTCGAATACCTTCAGGACTGGAATCGTGGGATTGACAAAGACACTGGCACAGGAATTTGCGGAATATCAGATTTTAATAAATACGATCGCACCAGGAAGGATTGCTACGGACAGGGTGAAGCATCTTGATCAGATAAATGCTGAAAAGCTTGGTGTAGAAAGGGAAGCTGTCGAAAACCAGGTTAAGGAAATGATTCCATTAAAAAGATACGGAAACCCTGAAGAATTTGCCAAGGTTGCCTCCTTTCTTGTTTCAGATGCAAACTCCTATATGACAGGCAGCTCATTCCTTGTTGATGGTGGAATGGTAAAATCGATTTAA